From the Betaproteobacteria bacterium genome, the window GATTGAAAACGTGGTCAACGCGCCGCGCGTCATCAGCAGTTGCTTGCCGATTTCGACGATCTCGATCAGCTTGGTCGGGTTGGAATCGAGATCCACCATGTTCCCAGCTTCCTTGGCGGCCTGCGTGCCGGTGTTCATCGCCACCGCGACGTCCGCCTGCGCCAGAGCCGGTGCATCGTTGGTACCGTCGCCTGTCATCGCCACCAGCCTTCCGGTCGCCTGATGGTCGCGGATCAGCTTCAGCTTCGCTTCGGGTGTGGCCTCCGACAGGAACTCGTCCACCCCCGCTTCGGCCGCGATCGATGCCGCGGTCAGGCGGTTGTCGCCGGTGATCATCACGGTCTTGATGCCCATGCCGCGCAACTCGGCGAAGCGCTCCTTGATGCCGCCCTTGACGATGTCCTTGAGTTCGATCACGCCCAGAACCTTGGATCCATCGGACACGACGAGGGGCGTCGATCCGTTGCGGGCAATCCGGTCCACTGCTTCACCCACCTCGCGGGAAACCGAACCCCCTTTCAACTCCACCCAAGCGCGGATCGCGTCCGCGGAACCCTTGCGGATTTCGCGCCCTTCGATGTTTACGCCGCTCATTCTGGTATGAGCGGAGAACGGGACAAATGTCGCGCCGAGATTCGCAATATCGCGGCTGCGCACATTGAACTTCTGTTTGGCCAGGACGACGATGCTGCGCCCTTCCGGCGTCTCGTCGGCCAGCGAGGCGAGCTGGGCAGTATCGGCCAGATCCCGCTCACTGACCCCGGCCGCCGGAATGAACGCCGCGGCCTGCCGGTTTCCCAGCGTGATAGTGCCGGTCTTGTCGAGCAGCAGCACGTCGACATCGCCCGCCGCTTCCACTGCGCGGCCGGACGTGGCAATGACGTTGGCCCGCAGCATGCGCCCGATGCCGGCCAGGCCGATCGCGGACAGCAGGCCGCCGATCGTGGTCGGGATCAGGCACACCAGCAGAGCGACCAGCACGGTAATGGTGACCGGATTGCCGGACTTCGCGAGTTCAACACCGTAGATCGAGAACGGCAGCAGCGTCACGGTGGCCAGCAGGAAGATGATCGTCATCTTCACGAGGAGAATGGTGAGTGCGATTTCGTTGGGCGTCTTGTGGCGGCGCGCGCCTTCCACCATCGCAATCATCCGGTCGAGGAACGCCTCGCCAGGATTGACGCTGACGCGCACGATCAGCCAATCGGACAGCACACGGGTGCCGCCGGTGACCGAGGAGAAGTCGCCGCCCGATTCCCGGATCACCGGCGCCGATTCGCCGGTAATGGCCGATTCGTCCACCGATGCCACGCCCTCGATGACTTCGCCGTCAGCCGCGATAGTGTCGCCCGCCTCGATCAGGATGATGTGGCCTTTGCGCAGGTCGGAAGAGGGGGTCCACGTCACCGTCGCGTCGCGCTTCGGCGCGTCGAGCTTCTTGGCGAAGGCGTCGCGCTTGACCGCCCGCAACGCCGCCGCCTGCGCCTTGCTGCGGCCTTCCGCGACCGCTTCCGCAAAATTGGCGAACAGCACGGTAAACCACAGCCAGACCGTCACCGCCAGGATGAAGCCCGCCGGCGCCTCGCCGTGTCCGCCGAGCGCCTGGATGAACAGAATGGTGGTAAGGATGCTGCCGACGTACACCACGAACATCACCGGGTTTCTCCACTGATGTTGCGGCAGCAACTTCACCAGCGAGGCGACCAGTGCCTCCTCAATGATGCTCCTCGTGACGAGAGAGCGGCGCGGCACTTGCCCGGGGGATATCGCTTGGGTTGTCATATCGGATCGACTCCTGTTTCTTTCAGATTCGGCGGCCGGGCGGGACTATTTGCCGCCGTACAGCACGAGGTGCTCGACGATCGGTCCGAGCGCGAGCGCCGGGAAAAAGGTCAGTGCCCCGATCACGACCACTACGCCGATGAGGAAGAAAATAAACAGCGGCGCATGCGTGGGTAGCGTGCCGGCACCGGCCGGGACCTTCTTCTTCGCCACTAGCGAGCCGGCCAGCGCGAGCACAGGCACAATGATCCAGAAACGCGCGAAGAACATGACGATGCCGAGCGCCGTGTTGTAGAACGGCGTGTTGGCCGAGAGACCAGCGAACGCACTGCCGTTGTTGCCGCTCACTGAGGAGAACGCGTACAGGATTTCGGAGAAGCCGTGCATGCCGGGGTTGGCCACGCCCGCTTTGCCCGCCTCCAGCAAGACCGCGACAGCGGTTCCGAACAGGGCGGTGAACAACGGCACCAACACGCCGATCGCGGCCATCTTGACATCGAAGGCCTCGATTTTCTTGCCGAGGTATTCGGGCGTGCGGCCGATCATGAGGCCCGCGACGAACACGGCGACCACGGCCAGCAGCAGCATGCCGTACAGGCCGGAGCCCACCCCGCCGAAGATCACCTCGCCGATCTGGATCAGCCACATCGGCACCAGTCCACCCAGCGGCGTGAAGGAGTCGTGCATCGCGTTCACCGAGCCGTTCGACGCCGCGGTGGTCGCGGTGGCCCAGAGCGCCGAGTTGACGACGCCGAAGCGCGTCTCCTTGCCTTCCATGTTCCCTCCTGCCTGCAGGGGGGACGCCACCTGGTCGACGCCAAGCTTGTCGAGCGCCGGGTTGCCGACCTGTTCGGCGCCGACGCACACCGCGAGCAGCGCCACAAACACGACGGTCATCGCGGCGAGGATGGCCCATCCCTGGCGCGTGTCTCCCACCATCTTGCCGAACGTGTAGCAAAGTGCCGCCGGGATCAGCAGGATGGCGAGCAGCTCGAGAAAATTCGACAGCGGCGTCGGGTTCTCGAACAGATGCGCCGAGTTGGCATTGAAAAAGCCGCCGCCGTTTGTGCCGAGCTGCTTGATGGCGACCTGCGAGGCAACCGGGCCCACCGCGATCGACTGCTCCTTCTGCGTCGCCTTCTCGGTGACCGGGTTGCCCTTGTCGTCTTTGAGCGGCTGGCCGGCGGCGTCGAGCTTGGGATTGTCGTACTCCACCGACTCGACCAGCGGCACCGTCGCGTAAGCCGAGAAGGTCTGCGGCATGCCCTGCCACACCAGCACGAGCGCGAAGACGAGCGACAGCGGCAGGAGGATGTAGAGCGTGCTGCGCGTCAGATCGACCCAGAAATTGCCGATTGCCTGGGCATTCTGGCGCGCGAAGCCGCGGATAAGCGCGACGAGCACCGCCATGCCGGTCGCCGCGGACACGAAGTTCTGCACCGTGAGTCCGAGCATCTGGGTGAGATAACTCATCGTCGACTCGCCGCCGTAACCCTGCCAGTTGGTGTTGGTGATGAAACTGATGGCGGTGTTGAACGACGAATCGGGCGACACGGCCGCCATGTTCTGTGGATTGAGCGGCAGGGAGAGCTGCAGCCGCTGCAGCGCATAGACGGCAAAAAAGCCCAGCACGTTGAAGATGAGTGTCGCCACGGCGTACTGCGTCCAGCGCATTTCCTGCGCGGGGTTCACGCCGCACACGCGGTAAATCAGGTTCTCGACCGGCGCGCCGATGCGATTGAGAAACGCCGGTTGGCCTTCGTAGATGCGCGCCATGTAGGCGCCGAGCGGCTTCGCCAGTGCGATCAGCACGGCGACGTAGAAAGCAAGCTGCAGATAACCGTTGGCAGTCATCAGAATTTCTCCGGCCAAAGCAGGGCGACAAAGAGATAAACCAGGATCGCAACTGCGACCAGTCCGCTCAGGATGTATATCCCGCTCATTTCGGTCTCCTCATCAATTTTTCACAGCCGTGCACGAGCGCAATGCTCAGGGCCACGAAAGCGACAGCGAGTCCGATGTACAGAATGTCCATGTTCACCTCACACACAATTCCCGGATCAGCGTGGCCCGATGCCCGCCCCCGATGGCAGCGGGATACCTTGACGGAGATCAATCCCGGTCATGGCTGCCCCATGAATTTCGGTTGCCATATTAGGAAACGCGGCGTAAAGAAGGCGTAAAGATTCGCCGCGCTGCGCTCAAGAGGGCGTAAGTCCGCTGGAATATCAGTAACGACATGCCGGCCGTCAGCACCGGAAGCGTCCGCCTCCGGCATTCGGCGCATCTTGCCCATTGCCGTGACATTCCAATGCGGGGTGCCCTCATGTCAGAATGAAAAGATGCATTCCACTGAGCATGGCATTTTCAGCGAATGCACACTGGGCACCGAACGTCGAATCACGCCAATGAAGGAAAACGGAGGTTTCGTCATGAAGAGGAACAATCTGGTTGCGGTACTTGCGGCAGTTTGGGCGATTCTCGCTTCCCCGGTATCCCTCGCGGATACGAGCCTCGGACTCCGTGTCGGAACGCTGGGCGGCGGCGTCGAGCTGGCGCATGCATTCACCGAAAAGCTGGGATTCCGCGTCTCTGTCAATGGCCTGAACTACAACACTTCCGAGACCCATGAGTCCGTCGACTATGACGCCAAATTGAAACTGGAATCCGGCCAACTGCTCCTCGACTGGTTTCCGTTCTCCAACAACTTTCGCCTGAGCGCGGGCGCCATGTACAACGGCAACAAGTTCACGCTGGACGGCAAACCTTCCGCGGGCGGAACCTTCACGATTAACGGCACCACGTACAGTTCGTCCAACGTCGGTTCGCTGAACGGCAAGTTCGATTTCAGGAAGGCGGCACCCTACGTCGGCCTGGGGTATGGCCGCCCGATCGGCAAAGGGCTGTCGCTCGCCGCCGATCTGGGCGTGTTGTTCCAGGGCTCACCGCGC encodes:
- the kdpB gene encoding potassium-transporting ATPase subunit KdpB, with amino-acid sequence MTTQAISPGQVPRRSLVTRSIIEEALVASLVKLLPQHQWRNPVMFVVYVGSILTTILFIQALGGHGEAPAGFILAVTVWLWFTVLFANFAEAVAEGRSKAQAAALRAVKRDAFAKKLDAPKRDATVTWTPSSDLRKGHIILIEAGDTIAADGEVIEGVASVDESAITGESAPVIRESGGDFSSVTGGTRVLSDWLIVRVSVNPGEAFLDRMIAMVEGARRHKTPNEIALTILLVKMTIIFLLATVTLLPFSIYGVELAKSGNPVTITVLVALLVCLIPTTIGGLLSAIGLAGIGRMLRANVIATSGRAVEAAGDVDVLLLDKTGTITLGNRQAAAFIPAAGVSERDLADTAQLASLADETPEGRSIVVLAKQKFNVRSRDIANLGATFVPFSAHTRMSGVNIEGREIRKGSADAIRAWVELKGGSVSREVGEAVDRIARNGSTPLVVSDGSKVLGVIELKDIVKGGIKERFAELRGMGIKTVMITGDNRLTAASIAAEAGVDEFLSEATPEAKLKLIRDHQATGRLVAMTGDGTNDAPALAQADVAVAMNTGTQAAKEAGNMVDLDSNPTKLIEIVEIGKQLLMTRGALTTFSIANDVAKYFAIIPAAFATTYPQLNALNVMGLASPASAILSAVIFNALIIIALIPLALKGVRYRPVGAAVLLRDNTLIYGVGGIIVPFIGIKLIDLILVGLGAT
- the kdpA gene encoding potassium-transporting ATPase subunit KdpA gives rise to the protein MTANGYLQLAFYVAVLIALAKPLGAYMARIYEGQPAFLNRIGAPVENLIYRVCGVNPAQEMRWTQYAVATLIFNVLGFFAVYALQRLQLSLPLNPQNMAAVSPDSSFNTAISFITNTNWQGYGGESTMSYLTQMLGLTVQNFVSAATGMAVLVALIRGFARQNAQAIGNFWVDLTRSTLYILLPLSLVFALVLVWQGMPQTFSAYATVPLVESVEYDNPKLDAAGQPLKDDKGNPVTEKATQKEQSIAVGPVASQVAIKQLGTNGGGFFNANSAHLFENPTPLSNFLELLAILLIPAALCYTFGKMVGDTRQGWAILAAMTVVFVALLAVCVGAEQVGNPALDKLGVDQVASPLQAGGNMEGKETRFGVVNSALWATATTAASNGSVNAMHDSFTPLGGLVPMWLIQIGEVIFGGVGSGLYGMLLLAVVAVFVAGLMIGRTPEYLGKKIEAFDVKMAAIGVLVPLFTALFGTAVAVLLEAGKAGVANPGMHGFSEILYAFSSVSGNNGSAFAGLSANTPFYNTALGIVMFFARFWIIVPVLALAGSLVAKKKVPAGAGTLPTHAPLFIFFLIGVVVVIGALTFFPALALGPIVEHLVLYGGK
- the kdpF gene encoding K(+)-transporting ATPase subunit F translates to MSGIYILSGLVAVAILVYLFVALLWPEKF